Proteins from a genomic interval of Caldicellulosiruptor diazotrophicus:
- a CDS encoding DUF362 domain-containing protein — protein sequence MAYYITDDCISCGACESECPVQCISPGDGKYVINEEECISCGACANVCPVDAPKPRD from the coding sequence ATGGCATATTACATCACAGATGATTGTATTTCATGCGGCGCATGCGAGAGCGAATGCCCTGTTCAGTGCATATCCCCTGGCGATGGAAAGTATGTAATCAACGAAGAAGAATGCATCTCATGCGGTGCATGTGCAAATGTATGCCCAGTTGATGCTCCAAAGCCAAGAGATTAG
- a CDS encoding FumA C-terminus/TtdB family hydratase beta subunit, with protein sequence MNRIYVPVQNPEELQKLKCGQEVLVCGKLFVARDAAHKRLFEMIQKGSKIPIDFKNGAIYYMGPCPEKPGEVIGPCGPTTAGRMDVFTPMMLELGIKVLIGKGKRNEAVKEAIKKHGSIYLATFGGAAVLIQSCVKSQRIVMFEDLGAEAIREIEVEDLPCIVAIDSQGEDIYEVGPRKYAKDFR encoded by the coding sequence TTGAACAGGATTTATGTTCCAGTTCAAAATCCTGAGGAGTTACAAAAGCTAAAATGTGGTCAAGAAGTTTTAGTGTGTGGCAAACTTTTTGTTGCAAGGGACGCTGCTCACAAAAGGCTTTTTGAAATGATTCAAAAAGGAAGTAAAATCCCAATAGATTTTAAAAACGGTGCGATATATTACATGGGTCCCTGTCCAGAAAAGCCGGGTGAAGTAATAGGACCATGTGGCCCAACAACAGCAGGCAGGATGGATGTATTTACTCCCATGATGCTTGAGCTTGGAATAAAGGTTTTAATTGGAAAGGGTAAAAGAAATGAAGCTGTAAAAGAGGCAATTAAAAAGCACGGTAGCATTTATCTTGCCACATTTGGCGGTGCTGCAGTTTTGATTCAAAGCTGTGTCAAATCTCAAAGGATAGTTATGTTTGAGGACCTTGGTGCAGAGGCAATTCGTGAGATTGAAGTGGAAGATTTGCCTTGCATTGTGGCAATAGATTCTCAAGGGGAAGATATATATGAAGTTGGACCAAGAAAGTATGCAAAGGATTTTAGATAA